A window of the Candidatus Paraluminiphilus aquimaris genome harbors these coding sequences:
- the trpE gene encoding anthranilate synthase component I, producing the protein MNQSDYDALVAEGYSRIPITRTLLADTETPLSTFSKLCKAPYAFLFESVEGGEKWSRYSIVGLPATQRIAISGKTVSRYQGGELVECHESTDPLAEIEALHQSASSAPLPSLPVFHGGWVGYFAYDTVRYVEPKLSVDVNPDDLGTPDILLVLAEEVVVFDNLRGTLTLIVNAEASVPNAFDMAIERLDALEKALAQPAADLGSFELGSTDTSDIESRLTYGTDKATFESWVARIKDYILDGDVMQVVVSQRMTLPFSASPLNLYRALRHLNPSPYLFYLDLDSFHVVGSSPEILVRSEQGKITVRPIAGTIRRGANEAEDKELATRLLNDEKERAEHLMLIDLGRNDIGRVSQPGSVTLTDKMVVEKYSHVMHIVSNVTGDAREDVTAIDSLRATLPAGTLSGAPKIRAMEIIDELEPVKRGIYGGAVGYLSWSGDMDTAIAIRTAVIKDNQLIVQAGAGVVADSVPEAEWEETLNKARAVLRAAAMVEAC; encoded by the coding sequence ATGAATCAATCTGATTACGATGCATTGGTTGCAGAGGGTTATTCGCGCATACCGATTACGCGGACGTTGCTTGCCGATACCGAGACCCCGCTCTCAACATTTTCCAAGTTGTGTAAAGCGCCGTATGCCTTTCTATTTGAGTCTGTCGAGGGTGGAGAGAAGTGGAGCCGTTATTCGATTGTTGGACTCCCGGCAACGCAGCGAATTGCTATCTCAGGTAAAACCGTCTCGCGTTACCAGGGTGGGGAATTGGTTGAATGCCACGAATCGACTGATCCCCTCGCTGAAATAGAAGCGCTCCACCAGTCGGCTTCTAGCGCGCCACTCCCATCGCTACCGGTGTTTCACGGAGGATGGGTGGGTTACTTTGCCTATGACACGGTGCGCTATGTCGAGCCCAAATTATCGGTTGACGTCAATCCCGATGATCTGGGGACACCCGATATTCTGCTGGTGCTCGCTGAAGAGGTTGTGGTTTTTGACAATCTTCGCGGCACACTAACCCTGATTGTTAATGCCGAGGCGAGCGTTCCAAATGCCTTTGACATGGCGATTGAGCGCTTAGACGCCCTCGAAAAGGCGCTGGCACAACCGGCGGCGGATTTAGGCAGTTTTGAGTTGGGATCTACCGATACAAGCGATATCGAATCGCGATTGACTTACGGCACTGACAAAGCGACCTTTGAATCTTGGGTCGCAAGAATCAAGGACTATATTCTCGACGGCGATGTTATGCAGGTCGTTGTTTCTCAGCGAATGACCCTGCCATTTTCGGCATCGCCGCTTAACTTATATCGAGCGCTGCGACATCTGAATCCCTCGCCGTATCTTTTCTACCTAGACCTCGATTCATTTCATGTCGTGGGGAGTTCGCCTGAGATCTTAGTGCGATCGGAGCAGGGCAAGATTACGGTGCGACCTATTGCTGGGACAATTCGTCGCGGCGCCAATGAGGCCGAAGATAAAGAACTGGCTACACGCCTGCTCAACGATGAGAAGGAGCGCGCCGAGCACCTCATGCTGATCGATTTGGGTCGGAATGATATTGGGCGTGTCTCGCAGCCTGGGAGCGTCACACTCACCGATAAAATGGTTGTCGAAAAGTACTCACATGTCATGCATATCGTATCGAATGTCACAGGGGATGCGCGCGAAGACGTGACAGCCATCGACTCGTTACGAGCCACCTTGCCCGCCGGCACGTTGAGTGGCGCACCCAAGATTCGGGCGATGGAGATTATTGACGAGCTTGAACCCGTGAAGCGAGGTATCTATGGCGGTGCCGTGGGCTACCTGTCTTGGTCAGGTGATATGGATACAGCTATCGCTATTCGAACAGCTGTTATCAAAGACAATCAGCTGATCGTTCAGGCGGGTGCGGGTGTCGTAGCTGATTCCGTACCGGAGGCGGAATGGGAAGAGACATTGAACAAAGCGCGCGCTGTGCTGCGTGCGGCTGCGATGGTTGAGGCGTGCTAA
- a CDS encoding anthranilate synthase component II yields MSAKAVTTNTVKSPDILMVDNYDSFTYNVVQYFWELGASVDVYRNDEITIDEIDRIRPKLICVSPGPCSPTEAGISIETIKRFAGDIPVFGICLGLQSMGAAYGGDIVRAPEVMHGKTSPVHHNGTGVFAGLPSPFTATRYHSLVIDPNTLPACFEVTAWTVDEAGDLDVIMGLRHKEFSLEGVQFHPESILTEYGHDMLQNFLKQTG; encoded by the coding sequence ATGAGTGCTAAGGCTGTGACTACTAATACCGTAAAAAGCCCCGATATTTTAATGGTTGATAACTACGACTCGTTTACCTACAACGTCGTTCAGTACTTTTGGGAATTGGGCGCATCGGTGGACGTTTATCGCAACGATGAGATCACCATTGATGAGATAGATCGAATTAGACCTAAGCTTATCTGTGTCTCGCCCGGCCCCTGCTCGCCAACGGAGGCGGGCATTTCGATTGAAACGATAAAACGATTCGCGGGCGATATCCCCGTTTTTGGAATCTGCCTTGGGCTTCAGAGCATGGGGGCCGCCTACGGTGGCGATATTGTTCGAGCGCCCGAAGTGATGCATGGGAAAACCAGTCCGGTGCATCACAATGGCACTGGCGTTTTCGCTGGGTTGCCATCACCGTTTACTGCAACGCGATACCACTCCTTAGTCATCGATCCCAATACATTGCCTGCGTGTTTCGAGGTGACGGCTTGGACGGTTGACGAGGCGGGTGATCTAGACGTGATTATGGGTTTAAGACACAAAGAATTTTCACTTGAGGGCGTGCAGTTCCATCCAGAGTCGATACTGACGGAATACGGCCACGACATGCTTCAGAACTTTCTCAAGCAAACGGGTTGA
- the trpD gene encoding anthranilate phosphoribosyltransferase, which translates to MNIQQAIAQVVDGRSLSQSDMEQVMLSVMQGEATEAQIGGLLVGLRIKGETIGEIVGAAGAMRSLATPVEIDAEGLIDLAGTGGDGADLFNVSTAATFVVAAAGGRIAKHGNRSVSSSSGSSDVLSELGVNLSVSPQVIAECIDTLGVGFMFAPMHHSAMKYAVGPRQQLAMRTIFNVLGPLTNPAGARRQVLGVFNADLCPVMAAALKDLGSEHVMVVHGNDGLDEISICQPTEVCELKGGELTTYQIDPKEFGHYHASLDGLAVSTAGASAALIKAALGGDEAEAAGKARSIIALNAGAGLYVGGQAQSLSAGVQLADKTIASGAALTVIDAFANKTTKAAESGA; encoded by the coding sequence ATGAATATCCAGCAAGCAATTGCACAGGTGGTTGATGGGCGGAGCCTGAGTCAATCCGATATGGAGCAAGTCATGCTGTCGGTTATGCAAGGTGAGGCCACTGAAGCGCAGATCGGTGGTTTGCTGGTGGGTCTTCGGATCAAGGGAGAAACAATTGGTGAAATAGTGGGTGCGGCGGGTGCCATGCGTTCACTTGCAACACCCGTTGAGATTGATGCCGAGGGTCTGATCGATCTGGCTGGTACCGGGGGCGACGGCGCCGATTTATTCAATGTGTCCACGGCCGCCACCTTTGTCGTTGCCGCGGCGGGTGGGCGGATAGCAAAGCACGGTAATCGCTCGGTATCCAGCTCAAGTGGTTCGTCCGATGTGCTCTCTGAGCTGGGCGTCAACCTCAGCGTATCGCCACAGGTGATTGCTGAGTGTATTGATACATTGGGTGTCGGGTTTATGTTTGCGCCCATGCATCACAGCGCCATGAAGTACGCGGTTGGTCCCCGGCAGCAATTAGCTATGAGGACCATCTTCAATGTTCTGGGTCCTTTAACGAATCCAGCAGGTGCACGTCGCCAAGTACTGGGTGTTTTTAATGCAGACCTCTGCCCTGTCATGGCAGCGGCGTTAAAGGATTTGGGTAGTGAGCACGTGATGGTTGTGCACGGTAACGACGGGCTCGATGAGATTTCAATTTGCCAGCCAACCGAAGTCTGCGAGCTCAAGGGCGGGGAACTCACCACGTATCAAATTGATCCCAAGGAGTTTGGCCACTATCACGCGTCACTGGATGGACTGGCCGTGTCGACTGCGGGCGCTTCCGCTGCCCTCATAAAGGCCGCACTGGGAGGCGATGAGGCTGAGGCTGCAGGAAAGGCGCGTTCTATTATTGCGCTGAATGCGGGGGCGGGCCTCTATGTCGGCGGCCAGGCGCAAAGTTTATCTGCTGGTGTGCAATTGGCTGATAAAACGATCGCGTCAGGCGCAGCATTGACCGTAATTGATGCCTTTGCCAATAAGACCACCAAGGCTGCGGAGTCAGGGGCATGA
- the trpC gene encoding indole-3-glycerol phosphate synthase TrpC: MRSNTPTVLRRICDRKLEEIAERKAVTGLDVVKDRALAADAPRGFIRALEAHRDRGVPGVIAEIKKASPSKGVIRADFDPVSIATSYEQGGAACLSVLTDIDFFQGADAYLQAARAATRLPAIRKDFTLDPYQVWESRALGADAILLIVACLEDRQLAHLFEEATLAGLDVLVEVHDQAELARALKLDINLVGINNRDLHTFDTRLDTTIELLSHVPEGVTVVTESGFHNASDMRMMLEHTVSTFLIGESFMREPSPGQALATMMADALA, from the coding sequence ATGAGAAGTAATACACCCACGGTGTTACGGCGCATATGTGATCGTAAGCTCGAGGAAATTGCCGAGAGGAAAGCAGTAACAGGCTTGGATGTGGTCAAGGATAGGGCGCTCGCAGCTGATGCACCGAGGGGATTCATTCGTGCCCTCGAAGCGCATCGCGATCGAGGCGTTCCCGGTGTCATCGCCGAGATAAAAAAGGCCAGTCCCAGCAAAGGCGTTATTCGTGCTGATTTCGATCCCGTCAGTATTGCAACAAGTTATGAGCAAGGAGGGGCTGCTTGTCTTTCCGTGCTAACGGATATCGATTTTTTCCAGGGCGCTGACGCCTATTTGCAAGCGGCCCGTGCTGCAACTCGTCTTCCGGCCATTCGAAAAGACTTTACGTTAGATCCTTATCAAGTGTGGGAGTCTCGCGCGTTAGGAGCCGACGCAATTTTACTTATTGTTGCCTGCCTTGAGGATCGGCAGCTCGCGCATTTGTTTGAAGAGGCAACGCTGGCGGGTCTGGACGTTCTCGTTGAAGTGCACGATCAAGCGGAATTGGCGCGCGCGCTGAAGCTGGATATCAACTTGGTTGGTATTAATAATCGAGACTTACATACCTTTGATACCCGACTCGACACAACGATTGAGCTGCTAAGTCACGTGCCCGAGGGCGTCACGGTGGTGACGGAGAGCGGTTTTCATAACGCCAGTGATATGCGAATGATGCTCGAGCACACGGTCTCGACGTTCTTGATTGGTGAGTCTTTTATGCGAGAGCCGTCACCGGGGCAGGCACTTGCGACGATGATGGCGGATGCCCTGGCTTAA
- the crp gene encoding cAMP-activated global transcriptional regulator CRP, which yields MNYLVSKRVPNAEAFLVHCERISMKSKSVVFRQGDPSEDLYLILDGSVSVIVDDSEAPDQEMVVSYLNPGEFFGEMGLFGEETRTANLVTRTACEFAKISYHDFHAIRQRFPDVLYALTTQIGQRLKNTTRKLADLTFIDVYGRIHRSLIQLTTLPEAMTHPDGMQIRVTRQELGKLVGCSREMAGRVLKMLEGDGYITVAGKTIVVLREPTGGSKLA from the coding sequence ATGAATTACTTAGTAAGTAAACGCGTTCCAAACGCTGAGGCCTTCCTGGTTCATTGCGAACGCATCTCGATGAAATCGAAGTCAGTCGTGTTCCGACAGGGAGACCCCAGCGAGGACCTATATCTGATCCTCGACGGGTCTGTTTCAGTAATTGTTGACGACAGTGAGGCCCCGGACCAAGAAATGGTGGTGAGCTATTTAAATCCCGGCGAGTTTTTTGGCGAAATGGGCTTATTCGGTGAAGAGACACGCACGGCAAATCTCGTTACGCGAACAGCCTGCGAGTTCGCGAAAATTAGCTACCACGACTTCCACGCAATTCGTCAGCGCTTCCCTGATGTCTTATATGCTCTGACTACGCAAATTGGGCAGCGACTCAAAAATACAACGCGGAAACTTGCCGACCTTACCTTCATCGATGTCTACGGAAGGATCCACCGTTCGCTAATACAGCTCACCACGCTGCCAGAGGCCATGACGCACCCCGATGGTATGCAAATTCGAGTGACCCGCCAGGAGTTAGGAAAGCTCGTTGGCTGCTCGCGAGAAATGGCGGGGCGAGTACTGAAAATGCTCGAAGGAGACGGCTACATTACGGTCGCAGGAAAGACCATTGTCGTTCTGCGCGAGCCGACTGGCGGGAGCAAACTCGCTTAA
- a CDS encoding OsmC family protein codes for MQGTVKWVDDVMFVGESGSGHSVVMDGPLELGGRNHGLRPMEMLLLGTGGCALFDVVTMLKKARQDILNCRVELQAERADAVPAVFTAINLHFVVEGNGIKDSQVARAVSLSAEKYCSASITLATGGVAITHSHETVSV; via the coding sequence ATGCAGGGCACAGTAAAGTGGGTCGATGACGTGATGTTCGTGGGTGAATCAGGTTCAGGCCACAGTGTGGTTATGGATGGACCCCTTGAGTTGGGCGGTAGAAACCATGGTTTACGTCCTATGGAGATGTTGCTCTTAGGGACGGGTGGCTGCGCCTTATTCGATGTCGTTACGATGCTTAAAAAAGCCCGCCAAGACATCCTTAATTGCCGCGTCGAACTGCAGGCAGAGCGAGCAGACGCTGTTCCCGCCGTTTTTACCGCGATCAACCTACACTTCGTTGTCGAAGGCAATGGCATCAAAGATAGCCAGGTCGCGCGAGCGGTGTCCTTATCAGCTGAGAAATATTGCTCGGCGTCTATCACCCTGGCGACAGGGGGCGTGGCGATAACGCACTCACATGAAACGGTTTCGGTCTGA